Proteins encoded in a region of the Desulfobacteraceae bacterium genome:
- a CDS encoding EscU/YscU/HrcU family type III secretion system export apparatus switch protein, with protein MKALSKRRRAVALRYTPGKDHAPKVTAKGSGNVAERIVRTARELGIPVKEDPDLMALLGGLDIEQQIPAELYLAVAELLAFVYALNGKKTPE; from the coding sequence ATGAAAGCGCTCTCAAAACGCCGTCGCGCCGTGGCCCTGCGCTACACCCCCGGCAAGGACCATGCGCCCAAGGTAACCGCCAAGGGCAGCGGCAACGTGGCCGAGCGGATCGTGCGGACGGCCCGCGAACTCGGCATTCCGGTCAAGGAGGACCCGGACCTGATGGCGCTTTTGGGGGGGCTGGATATCGAACAGCAAATCCCCGCCGAACTCTACCTGGCGGTGGCTGAACTGCTGGCCTTCGTCTATGCGCTCAACGGGAAAAAAACGCCGGAATAG
- a CDS encoding flagellar hook-basal body protein: MILQFTTPVQGGLRQERKLDMIANHLANVDTSGFKTDMVTFDQLLRSEMGIDFSPGPLKSTGNPLDLALEADGFFKVRTARGERYTRNGNFTLNAENFLVNANGSPVMGEGGEITIEGRDIQINREGEITVDGVLVDKLAVVTFESPRGMTKDGDSLFVGPTDSPEISVETPGVQQGALEGSNVQAVMEMTRMVETMRTYEALQKMIQAYDETDGRIISEVGKD; the protein is encoded by the coding sequence ATGATCCTTCAGTTCACCACCCCGGTCCAAGGGGGTTTGCGCCAGGAGCGCAAGTTGGACATGATCGCCAACCACCTGGCCAACGTCGATACCAGCGGGTTTAAAACCGATATGGTGACCTTCGACCAGCTGCTCAGGTCCGAAATGGGCATCGATTTTTCCCCGGGACCGCTGAAGTCCACCGGAAACCCCCTAGACCTCGCCCTGGAGGCCGACGGGTTTTTCAAGGTCCGTACCGCCCGCGGGGAGCGCTACACCCGCAACGGCAATTTCACCCTCAATGCCGAAAACTTTCTGGTGAACGCCAACGGCAGCCCGGTCATGGGGGAGGGCGGTGAGATCACCATCGAAGGTCGCGACATCCAGATCAACCGCGAGGGCGAGATCACGGTGGACGGCGTGCTGGTGGACAAGCTCGCGGTGGTCACCTTCGAATCCCCCCGCGGGATGACCAAAGACGGGGACAGCCTGTTTGTGGGACCGACGGATTCCCCTGAGATCAGCGTGGAAACCCCCGGGGTTCAGCAGGGCGCCCTGGAGGGTTCCAACGTCCAGGCCGTAATGGAAATGACGCGCATGGTTGAAACCATGCGCACCTATGAAGCGCTCCAGAAAATGATCCAGGCCTACGACGAAACCGACGGCCGGATCATCAGCGAAGTGGGAAAGGACTGA
- the flgG gene encoding flagellar basal-body rod protein FlgG has translation MIRSLWTGASGMIAQQMRIDVVANNLANANTTGFKKSRCNFQDLMYQTQQVAGATAPGGGQVPTGIQLGMGSRLSDIQKIYSQGDYVQTGNELDMAIEGEGFFKVLSGDEELYTRAGSFKLDSEGYITTAAGERLQPEVSIPDDTVIITLQPNGHLIAYGLGNTELATADIPLYNFPNPGGLYAVGRNLLRPTEGSGDAVEGTAGSDGFGTLVNNFLENSNVSVVEEMVDMIVGQRAYEASSKIIQTSDDMLQMANNVRR, from the coding sequence ATGATCAGAAGCCTGTGGACCGGCGCCTCGGGCATGATTGCCCAGCAGATGCGCATCGATGTGGTCGCCAACAACCTGGCCAACGCCAACACCACCGGGTTCAAAAAAAGTCGCTGCAATTTTCAGGACCTCATGTACCAGACCCAGCAGGTCGCCGGCGCCACCGCCCCCGGCGGGGGTCAGGTCCCCACCGGAATTCAGCTGGGGATGGGCAGCCGCCTTTCGGACATTCAAAAAATCTACAGCCAGGGGGATTACGTCCAGACCGGCAACGAACTGGACATGGCCATCGAGGGCGAGGGGTTTTTCAAGGTCCTCAGCGGCGACGAGGAACTCTACACCCGGGCGGGGAGTTTCAAACTCGACAGTGAAGGCTACATCACCACCGCCGCCGGCGAACGGCTGCAGCCGGAGGTGTCGATCCCCGACGATACGGTCATCATCACCCTCCAGCCCAACGGCCACCTGATCGCCTATGGCCTCGGCAACACCGAACTGGCCACGGCCGATATCCCCCTCTACAATTTTCCCAACCCCGGCGGCCTCTATGCGGTCGGCCGCAATCTGCTGCGGCCCACCGAGGGCTCCGGTGATGCCGTCGAGGGCACCGCCGGCAGCGACGGCTTTGGCACCCTGGTCAACAACTTTCTGGAGAATTCCAATGTCAGCGTCGTTGAGGAGATGGTGGACATGATCGTCGGCCAGCGGGCCTACGAGGCCAGTTCCAAGATCATCCAGACCTCCGACGACATGCTGCAGATGGCCAACAACGTAAGGCGCTAA
- the flgA gene encoding flagellar basal body P-ring formation chaperone FlgA, which yields MLCFPLKDRAAACRRFNPAAVCGVLLVLLLAVSHGGSCGASAGENKFAVQVAARATVSGETITLGDIAEITAAPEIRPQLAAIDLGRAPQPGQAKRLAGAWITARLNAQTRVPSAATVSIPAQVTVQRAAQRIAGDVLERFFTDYVARRLAGEDFRVSSFKVRGDDAFPVGAMALRPAEMSSAELVGQVSLPVAVVVDGRHCGRLIVSAWVSRPQEVVCLQRPVSRGAVLTAADLRLESRDLSRLTGQPILKLQAAEGMRARRSLRAGDYLKQAFLETPPLISKGDRIRMVATSGRLRVSAIGIARSEGGHGEQIQVENPASGKTVVGRVVDASTVAIRF from the coding sequence ATGCTCTGCTTTCCCCTCAAAGATCGTGCGGCAGCCTGCCGACGCTTCAATCCGGCGGCGGTTTGCGGCGTGCTGTTGGTCCTGCTGCTGGCGGTAAGCCATGGCGGTTCTTGCGGGGCGAGCGCCGGCGAAAACAAGTTCGCGGTCCAGGTGGCGGCGCGCGCCACCGTCAGCGGCGAGACGATCACGTTAGGGGACATCGCTGAAATAACGGCCGCCCCTGAAATCCGGCCGCAGCTGGCCGCCATCGATTTGGGGCGGGCGCCCCAGCCGGGGCAGGCCAAACGCCTGGCGGGCGCCTGGATCACCGCCCGGTTGAACGCCCAGACCCGGGTTCCGTCGGCCGCAACGGTCAGCATCCCCGCGCAGGTCACGGTCCAGCGGGCCGCCCAGCGAATTGCCGGCGACGTGCTCGAGCGGTTCTTCACCGATTATGTGGCGCGCCGCCTGGCGGGAGAAGATTTTCGCGTCAGCAGCTTCAAAGTGCGCGGCGATGATGCCTTCCCCGTAGGGGCCATGGCGCTGCGCCCCGCTGAAATGAGTTCCGCGGAGTTGGTCGGTCAGGTCAGTCTGCCGGTTGCGGTCGTGGTCGATGGCCGGCACTGCGGCCGGCTGATCGTTTCCGCCTGGGTCAGCCGCCCCCAGGAGGTGGTCTGTCTGCAGCGCCCGGTTTCCCGGGGGGCGGTTCTGACCGCCGCGGACCTGCGCCTGGAGTCGCGGGACCTGTCGCGTCTTACCGGACAACCGATTCTCAAGCTGCAGGCCGCCGAGGGCATGCGGGCCCGCCGCAGCTTGCGGGCCGGCGACTATCTGAAACAGGCCTTCCTGGAGACCCCGCCGCTGATCAGCAAGGGCGATCGCATCCGGATGGTGGCCACTTCGGGTCGGCTGCGGGTCTCGGCAATCGGGATCGCCCGCTCCGAGGGCGGCCACGGCGAGCAGATCCAGGTGGAAAACCCGGCCTCGGGTAAAACCGTCGTCGGCAGAGTGGTGGATGCATCCACGGTGGCGATTCGTTTCTGA
- a CDS encoding flagellar basal body L-ring protein FlgH, translating to MKSQTWGIRAGALALLLLPAFWGCSAPLATQSPPAAQSQAVSGAMPAAYRAPVPAEGSLWHGGGELLFADVKARTIGDTVTIDIIENTSSEIDANTKADRSSSIDASIESALGLMESLYAKNNYLGRDLQGNITGQLFKAQMGSEFEGNGSSDRSGRITASIGAQVTEVLPNGNLVLFGRREMKVNNEVQFIVVSGVARPEDVGSDNRVKSVYLADARIEYYGRGVLADKQKPGWGTRLLDHIWPF from the coding sequence ATGAAAAGTCAAACCTGGGGAATTCGTGCCGGCGCGCTGGCGCTCTTGCTGCTGCCGGCATTCTGGGGGTGCAGCGCGCCGCTGGCCACCCAAAGCCCGCCCGCGGCGCAATCCCAGGCCGTGTCGGGTGCCATGCCCGCCGCCTATCGGGCGCCGGTGCCCGCCGAGGGCTCCCTTTGGCACGGCGGCGGGGAGCTTCTCTTCGCCGACGTGAAAGCCCGCACCATCGGGGACACGGTTACCATCGACATCATCGAAAACACCTCCTCGGAGATCGATGCCAACACCAAGGCCGATCGCTCCTCGAGCATCGATGCCAGCATCGAAAGCGCCCTGGGGTTGATGGAGAGCCTCTATGCCAAAAACAACTACCTGGGCCGCGACCTCCAGGGAAACATCACCGGCCAGCTCTTCAAGGCCCAGATGGGGAGCGAATTCGAGGGCAATGGCAGCAGCGACCGCAGCGGCCGCATCACGGCCTCCATCGGGGCGCAGGTCACCGAGGTGCTGCCCAACGGCAATCTGGTGCTCTTCGGGCGGCGGGAAATGAAGGTCAACAACGAGGTCCAGTTTATCGTCGTCTCGGGTGTGGCTAGACCCGAGGACGTGGGCAGCGACAACCGGGTCAAATCCGTCTACCTGGCCGATGCCCGCATCGAGTACTACGGGCGCGGCGTGCTGGCGGACAAGCAGAAGCCGGGCTGGGGCACCCGGCTGCTGGACCACATCTGG